One window from the genome of Bradyrhizobium xenonodulans encodes:
- a CDS encoding NAD-dependent epimerase/dehydratase family protein: MKVLIFGGTGFVGLNVAEALLARGHDVTLYDRAELPPAARRSLADYGARLKAVQGDVTDADAIDGLIAEGVDAIVLGAAITAGDELERASTARVLEINVMAQIPILLAAIRHGVRRVVNLSSASAYGAAGARVEILDEETPCDPVSFYAISKFTSERSVARHAELFGGDFLSVRLSAVFGPWERPSSVRDTPSLQYQILAAFARGEPAVLPEPGMRDWIYAPDAAEAVALVIEAERPRHRLYNISSGGLWPALQWGEAFAALNPGLECRLAAPGEKTVIKLHGSHRAPLSVTRMADEFGWRARFGGAKSAAAMSAWLKQHKEWI, from the coding sequence ATGAAGGTCCTGATCTTCGGCGGCACCGGATTTGTGGGCCTCAATGTTGCAGAGGCGCTGCTCGCGCGCGGCCACGACGTGACGCTGTATGACCGCGCTGAGTTGCCGCCGGCCGCGCGACGATCGCTTGCCGATTACGGCGCACGGCTCAAGGCCGTGCAGGGCGATGTCACCGACGCAGACGCCATCGACGGCCTCATCGCCGAAGGCGTTGATGCGATCGTGCTCGGTGCGGCCATCACCGCCGGCGACGAACTCGAGCGTGCCTCGACTGCGCGCGTTCTCGAGATCAACGTCATGGCACAGATCCCGATCCTGCTCGCCGCGATCCGCCATGGCGTTCGTCGCGTCGTCAACCTCTCGTCGGCATCGGCCTACGGCGCCGCGGGCGCGCGGGTCGAAATCCTGGACGAGGAGACGCCCTGCGATCCGGTCTCGTTCTATGCGATCAGCAAGTTCACCTCGGAGCGTTCCGTCGCGCGCCATGCCGAACTCTTCGGCGGCGATTTCCTGAGCGTGCGGCTGAGCGCGGTGTTCGGTCCGTGGGAGCGCCCCAGTTCGGTGCGCGACACACCGAGCCTTCAGTATCAAATTCTGGCTGCATTCGCCCGCGGCGAGCCGGCGGTGCTGCCTGAACCGGGCATGAGGGACTGGATTTACGCGCCGGATGCAGCCGAAGCCGTGGCGCTCGTCATCGAAGCCGAGCGGCCGCGTCACCGGCTCTACAACATCTCCAGCGGCGGGTTGTGGCCTGCGCTGCAATGGGGTGAGGCGTTTGCGGCGTTAAATCCCGGTCTGGAGTGCCGGCTCGCCGCACCCGGCGAGAAGACTGTCATCAAGCTGCATGGCTCCCATCGCGCGCCGCTGTCGGTGACGCGGATGGCCGACGAGTTCGGCTGGCGCGCGCGGTTCGGCGGTGCCAAGTCTGCCGCGGCGATGAGCGCCTGGCTGAAGCAGCACAAGGAGTGGATCTGA
- a CDS encoding ABC transporter substrate-binding protein, whose product MRFVSFRPAASVLATTALLLIATAPSQAQTRAETLRYVTGSAVNTLDPNIPGSTRESFALSMSTYDRLVAFGRKQLNGKWVFDLDTITGELAESYDVSPDGLKLTFRLRKDAKFQDGSPVTADDVKWSLDRCVTAPILGKAQLLTGSLTSADQFKVIDPLTIEVTLPKPDKLALPNLATVYPMIINSKLAKEHATTDDPWATAWLKEHTAGSGAYVVETFKPGEQVILKRDEAWNRGTANKPAFFKRVIIQSVPEPATRANLVERGDADLVVDLQASDVQSLEAKGKLKVISTPQYNAITYVSMNNQIPPFDNVNVRRAIAYALPYDDMFKAAMFGRGAPLFGASWPDGKPLNGIYPFQQPVKLDFDKAREYLKAAGLPEGFSTTFSFNVGQSSTAEPMAALVKESLGKIGIKVDIQKLPDAQMSTQINEKKLPFYTEGIVAWLPSTDYFYRNFYTGNQRWNYSSINNPELAEIAQGARFEPDKAKYEEAGRKLNAMHFDLMPQIMLWQPNQDAVMAASVEGYTYEFHRQIDYRDVSRK is encoded by the coding sequence ATGCGTTTTGTGTCTTTCAGGCCCGCGGCCTCTGTCCTCGCAACCACCGCGCTGTTGCTCATCGCCACTGCGCCGTCGCAGGCACAAACCAGGGCGGAGACGTTACGCTATGTGACCGGCTCGGCGGTCAACACGCTCGATCCCAACATCCCCGGCTCGACCCGCGAGTCCTTTGCGCTGAGCATGAGCACCTACGACCGGCTGGTGGCGTTCGGCCGCAAGCAGCTCAACGGCAAATGGGTGTTCGATCTCGACACGATCACCGGCGAGCTCGCTGAATCCTACGACGTCAGCCCCGATGGCTTGAAGCTCACCTTCCGCCTGCGCAAGGACGCAAAATTCCAGGACGGCTCGCCTGTCACGGCGGACGACGTGAAGTGGTCGCTCGATCGCTGCGTCACCGCGCCGATCCTCGGCAAGGCGCAGCTGCTGACGGGCTCGTTGACCTCGGCCGACCAGTTCAAGGTGATCGATCCCCTCACCATCGAGGTGACACTTCCAAAACCCGACAAGCTCGCGCTGCCTAATCTCGCCACCGTCTACCCGATGATCATCAACTCGAAACTGGCAAAAGAGCACGCGACGACGGATGATCCCTGGGCCACCGCATGGCTGAAGGAGCACACCGCCGGTAGCGGCGCCTATGTGGTCGAGACCTTCAAGCCCGGCGAGCAGGTGATCCTCAAGCGCGATGAGGCATGGAATCGCGGCACGGCGAACAAACCGGCTTTCTTCAAGCGCGTGATCATTCAGTCGGTGCCGGAGCCGGCGACCCGCGCCAACCTCGTCGAGCGCGGCGATGCCGACCTCGTCGTCGACCTCCAGGCCAGCGACGTGCAGTCCTTGGAAGCCAAGGGCAAGCTCAAGGTGATCTCGACGCCGCAATACAACGCGATCACCTACGTCTCGATGAACAACCAGATTCCGCCGTTCGACAACGTCAATGTGCGCCGCGCCATCGCTTACGCGCTGCCCTATGACGACATGTTCAAGGCCGCTATGTTCGGCCGCGGCGCGCCGCTGTTCGGCGCAAGCTGGCCTGACGGCAAGCCGCTGAACGGCATCTACCCGTTCCAGCAGCCGGTGAAGCTCGACTTCGACAAGGCGAGGGAATATCTCAAGGCCGCGGGCCTGCCCGAGGGCTTCTCGACCACCTTCAGCTTCAACGTCGGCCAGTCGTCGACAGCGGAGCCGATGGCTGCGCTGGTGAAGGAATCGCTTGGCAAGATCGGGATCAAGGTCGACATCCAGAAGCTGCCGGATGCGCAGATGTCGACGCAGATCAACGAGAAGAAGCTGCCGTTCTACACCGAGGGCATCGTCGCCTGGCTGCCCTCAACCGATTACTTCTACCGCAACTTCTACACCGGCAATCAGCGCTGGAACTACAGCTCGATCAACAATCCGGAACTGGCTGAGATCGCGCAGGGCGCCCGTTTCGAGCCGGATAAGGCCAAGTACGAGGAGGCCGGCCGCAAGCTCAACGCGATGCATTTCGATCTGATGCCGCAGATCATGCTGTGGCAGCCGAACCAGGATGCGGTGATGGCGGCGTCGGTCGAGGGCTATACCTACGAGTTCCACCGTCAGATCGACTATCGCGACGTCAGCCGCAAGTGA
- a CDS encoding ABC transporter permease: MKTSLGATMVRAGRRLLSSLPALFGVLVFTFLLMRVLPGDPAVFFASGPNAGKEEIEQIRKQMGLDRSVPEQLVFYLSDIGRGNLGRSMMTGQPVLKDLRERLPASLELTFTALLIALIFAVPLGVVAALKPGSVVDHGVRLFCALGVCVPTFVSGLLLIYVFYYMLGLAPDPTGRIDVFTSLPPSRTGFLSIDFLLAGDVEGWWAACRQLILPAVSMALFVIAPLARITRASMLVSLGSDFVRTARSVGLSWRKVVVTYALRNAILPVITIAGIVFSTMLGANVLVEKVFSWPGVASYALDALLSSDYAPVQGFVLLMATLFVLVNLVVDICYGIADPRVSIG, encoded by the coding sequence GTGAAGACCAGTCTTGGTGCAACGATGGTGCGTGCGGGCAGGCGGCTGCTGTCGTCGCTGCCGGCGCTGTTCGGTGTGCTGGTCTTCACCTTTCTCCTGATGCGCGTCCTGCCCGGCGACCCCGCGGTGTTCTTCGCCTCGGGGCCCAACGCCGGCAAGGAGGAGATCGAGCAGATCCGCAAGCAGATGGGGCTCGACAGGTCGGTGCCGGAGCAGCTCGTGTTCTATCTCTCCGACATCGGCCGCGGCAATCTCGGCCGCTCCATGATGACGGGGCAGCCGGTGCTGAAGGATTTGCGCGAACGGCTGCCGGCCTCGCTGGAGCTCACCTTCACCGCGCTCCTGATCGCGCTGATCTTTGCGGTGCCGCTCGGCGTCGTCGCGGCCTTGAAGCCGGGATCGGTGGTCGATCACGGCGTGCGGCTGTTCTGCGCGCTCGGCGTCTGCGTGCCGACCTTCGTCTCGGGCCTGCTGCTGATCTATGTCTTCTACTATATGCTCGGGCTCGCGCCCGATCCCACGGGGCGCATCGACGTCTTCACCTCGCTGCCGCCGTCACGCACCGGATTCCTGTCGATCGATTTCCTGCTCGCCGGTGACGTCGAGGGCTGGTGGGCCGCCTGCAGGCAGTTGATCCTTCCGGCGGTGAGCATGGCGTTGTTCGTGATCGCGCCGCTGGCGCGGATCACGCGGGCCTCGATGCTGGTCTCGCTCGGCAGCGATTTCGTGCGCACCGCGCGCTCGGTCGGATTGTCCTGGCGCAAGGTGGTCGTCACCTATGCGCTCCGGAACGCGATCCTGCCCGTCATCACCATCGCCGGCATCGTGTTCTCGACCATGCTCGGCGCCAATGTGCTGGTGGAGAAGGTGTTCTCCTGGCCGGGCGTTGCCTCCTACGCGCTCGATGCGCTGCTGTCCTCCGACTATGCGCCGGTGCAGGGTTTCGTCCTGCTGATGGCCACCCTGTTCGTCCTGGTCAACCTCGTGGTCGACATCTGCTACGGCATCGCCGATCCCAGGGTGTCGATCGGATGA
- a CDS encoding NAD(P)-binding domain-containing protein, with protein sequence MSDALAQLEADVRADLARIAHPGAAWLEPKTGPDGNVALDVLIIGAGQSGIAIGFGLMRSRVSNFLLIDKAEKGKEGPWLTYARMPTLRSPKDYTGPDLDIPSLTYQSWHEARFGKESWQQLSLILREHWAEYLLWLRRAIGLPVANRCELMEIAPASDGLLAARVKHAAGAETFYARKIVLATGQEGMGDWMIPEPLRDLPAGSVATVADDIDFESLRGKRVAVIGAGASAFDNAATALEAGAAHVHLLCRRVQIQVIQPYRWLTFRGFLRHLSDLDDAWRWRFMRKILEMREGFPQATYDRCARHANFTLHEGAPLEAVRQTAGGVALQTPRGMVMADFVICGTGIDMKFSGRGELSRFAGNIATWADRYQPPENERNARLGRFPYLADDYAFTERVQGETPWIQDIHLFAIASTMSFGPSGSSINAMTTAVPKLVNGLTRGLFRADVERHWASLGAYDVPQAVVARPARTMGEQR encoded by the coding sequence ATGAGTGACGCGCTGGCACAGCTTGAAGCCGACGTTCGCGCCGATCTCGCCAGGATCGCGCATCCCGGCGCCGCATGGCTCGAACCCAAGACGGGACCGGACGGCAACGTCGCGCTGGACGTGCTCATCATCGGCGCCGGCCAGTCCGGCATTGCCATCGGTTTTGGTCTGATGCGCTCGCGCGTTAGCAACTTCCTTCTGATCGACAAGGCCGAAAAGGGGAAGGAGGGCCCCTGGCTCACCTATGCCCGCATGCCGACGCTGCGCAGCCCAAAGGACTATACGGGGCCGGACCTCGATATCCCGAGCTTGACTTACCAGTCCTGGCACGAGGCCCGCTTCGGCAAGGAGAGCTGGCAACAGCTCAGCCTGATCCTGCGCGAGCATTGGGCGGAGTATCTGCTCTGGCTGCGACGGGCGATCGGTCTGCCGGTGGCCAATCGCTGCGAGCTGATGGAGATCGCGCCTGCATCCGATGGCTTGCTCGCTGCACGCGTGAAGCATGCGGCTGGTGCCGAGACGTTCTACGCTCGCAAGATCGTGCTGGCGACGGGGCAGGAGGGCATGGGTGACTGGATGATCCCCGAGCCGCTGCGCGATCTGCCGGCGGGCTCGGTCGCAACCGTTGCCGACGATATCGACTTCGAAAGCCTGCGTGGCAAGCGCGTCGCCGTGATCGGCGCCGGCGCCTCCGCCTTCGACAATGCCGCGACTGCGCTGGAAGCCGGCGCCGCGCACGTGCATCTGCTGTGCCGCCGCGTCCAGATCCAGGTGATCCAGCCCTATCGCTGGCTGACCTTTCGCGGCTTCCTGCGCCATCTCAGCGATCTCGACGATGCCTGGCGCTGGCGCTTCATGCGCAAGATCCTTGAAATGCGCGAGGGATTTCCGCAAGCGACTTATGACCGCTGTGCGCGTCATGCCAATTTCACATTGCACGAGGGCGCGCCGCTCGAAGCCGTGCGTCAAACCGCTGGCGGCGTCGCATTGCAGACGCCGCGTGGCATGGTCATGGCGGATTTCGTCATCTGCGGCACCGGCATCGACATGAAGTTTTCCGGTCGCGGCGAACTCTCAAGATTTGCCGGCAATATCGCGACCTGGGCCGATCGCTATCAGCCGCCGGAAAACGAGCGCAACGCGCGACTCGGTCGCTTTCCCTATCTCGCCGACGATTACGCCTTCACCGAACGCGTGCAGGGAGAGACGCCGTGGATCCAAGACATCCATCTGTTCGCCATCGCCTCGACCATGAGCTTTGGCCCGTCGGGATCGTCGATCAACGCGATGACGACCGCGGTGCCGAAGCTGGTGAATGGCCTGACGCGCGGCCTGTTTCGCGCCGATGTCGAACGGCACTGGGCCTCGCTTGGCGCCTACGACGTGCCGCAGGCCGTGGTTGCGCGGCCGGCGCGAACAATGGGGGAGCAGCGATGA
- a CDS encoding SDR family oxidoreductase, which translates to MRLQGRTAIITGAGSGIGRASAKLFAEEGARLALVDRDAAGLEETLSLTGEATTHVGDVGDAAFAETVVGDVVARHGRLDILMTAAGFSCGGTVLTTSPEDWDAVFRANVGGTWLWARAAVPQMQRQQKGSIITLASQLAIAGGKGNSAYIAAKGAIVSLTRTMAVDFATDGIRVNAIAPGAIDTPMLRRSFARHANSDEVREASRNRHAMKRFGQAEEIAQTALHLASDASSFTTGTVMVVDGGWLAA; encoded by the coding sequence ATGCGGCTTCAGGGACGCACGGCCATCATCACCGGTGCCGGCTCGGGCATCGGCCGCGCCAGCGCGAAGCTGTTCGCAGAGGAGGGCGCACGTCTCGCTCTGGTCGATCGCGATGCCGCGGGCCTTGAGGAAACGCTGAGCCTGACTGGCGAGGCCACGACGCATGTCGGTGACGTCGGCGACGCCGCTTTCGCCGAGACCGTCGTCGGCGATGTCGTGGCGCGCCACGGCCGGCTGGATATCCTCATGACCGCGGCGGGCTTCTCCTGCGGCGGCACGGTGCTGACGACGAGCCCGGAAGACTGGGACGCGGTGTTCCGCGCCAATGTCGGCGGCACCTGGCTGTGGGCGCGGGCGGCGGTGCCGCAGATGCAGCGGCAGCAGAAGGGTTCGATTATCACGCTGGCCTCGCAGCTCGCGATCGCCGGCGGCAAGGGCAACAGCGCCTATATCGCCGCCAAGGGCGCGATCGTCAGCCTGACGCGCACCATGGCGGTGGATTTCGCGACCGACGGCATTCGCGTCAACGCGATCGCACCCGGCGCGATCGACACGCCGATGCTTCGCCGCAGCTTTGCCCGTCACGCCAATTCGGACGAGGTGCGTGAGGCCTCCCGCAACCGCCACGCCATGAAACGGTTCGGCCAGGCGGAGGAGATCGCGCAGACCGCGCTGCATCTCGCCAGCGATGCGTCTTCGTTCACGACCGGCACCGTGATGGTGGTCGATGGAGGGTGGCTCGCGGCATGA